The DNA window CGCTGTGACACGCGACCTCAGCGCCCGCCCTCACAGCGCGATCTGGATCTTCACGTCCGTCGGCCGACCCTCGAGGAAGCGCTCGAAGGCCTGCACCGAGTCGTCGAAGGCGAAGGTCTCGGAGACGAAGCGGGAGAGGTCCACGGCGTCGCTCGCGGCGAGGTCGATCGCCTTCTGGTGCACGTTCGCGTAGCGGAACACCGTCTCCAGCGAGACGCCGCGGCTCTGCGCGGTGGCGATGTCGAAGGGCACCGGATCCACCGGCATGCCCACCAGCACGATCCGGCCGCCGGGAGCGGGCAGGGACCACAGGTTCTTGTACGCCGGGGCGGCGCCGGTGGCCTCGAACACCACCTGCGGGCCCCAGCCGCCGGTCTCGGCGCGCACCCGCTCGCCGAGGTCCTCCGTCGTGGCGTCCACGGTGACGATGCCCTCGAGCCCGTCGAGCAGGGCGAGCTTCTCGGTCAGCACGTCGGAGATGTAGACGGTGCTGGCGCCGCCGGCGCGGGCGGCGAGCGCGGTCATGATCCCGATGGTGCCGGCGCCCACCACGGCGGCGACGTCGCCGGGGGAGATCTCCGCCTTGGTGGCGGCGTACATGCCCACGGAGAACGGCTCGATGAGCGCGCCCTCGGCGAAGCTCATGCTGTCCGGCAGCTTGTAGGTGTACGCGGCGGAGTGGATCACCTCGTCGGCGAGGCAGCCGTGCACGGGCGGGGTGGCCCAGAACTGCACGCCGGGATCCACGTTGTAGTTGCCCTCCTTGACGGCGCGGGAGGTGGGGTCGGGGACCCCGGGCTCCATCGCGACGCGGTCGCCGACGGCCAGGTGCGTCACCCCCTCGCCGACCTCGACGACGGTGCCGGCGCCCTCGTGCCCGAGGATCATCGGCGCCTCGACCACGAAGGGGCCGATCTTGCCGTCGGTCCAGTAGTGCACGTCCGAGGCGCAGATGCCGACGGTGTGCATCGTGATCCGCACCTGGCCGGGGCCGGGGGAGCCGACGGGCTCGACCTCCTCGATGGACATCCGGTTCTTCTCGTGCAGCATCAGCGCCCGCATGGGTCTCCTTCGATCGGCGAGGACGGACAGGTGTCATGACCGTTCCGCCGACTCTGCCACATCGCCGCGCGTCGGTCTCCGTCTGGTCACCTGTC is part of the Brachybacterium ginsengisoli genome and encodes:
- a CDS encoding NAD(P)-dependent alcohol dehydrogenase, with the protein product MRALMLHEKNRMSIEEVEPVGSPGPGQVRITMHTVGICASDVHYWTDGKIGPFVVEAPMILGHEGAGTVVEVGEGVTHLAVGDRVAMEPGVPDPTSRAVKEGNYNVDPGVQFWATPPVHGCLADEVIHSAAYTYKLPDSMSFAEGALIEPFSVGMYAATKAEISPGDVAAVVGAGTIGIMTALAARAGGASTVYISDVLTEKLALLDGLEGIVTVDATTEDLGERVRAETGGWGPQVVFEATGAAPAYKNLWSLPAPGGRIVLVGMPVDPVPFDIATAQSRGVSLETVFRYANVHQKAIDLAASDAVDLSRFVSETFAFDDSVQAFERFLEGRPTDVKIQIAL